From a region of the Nocardioides ginsengisegetis genome:
- a CDS encoding ester cyclase, which produces MDRQEIERLDDLGLKAWDEHDPDALLALFADSFVWEDLTLPQPMTTADEVRQYMTSWFTAFPDMRARATHRVVGEDGAGVELEFTGTNTGPLDMGGATIPPTGKSVVGRGSYFVQLNSDGKVSRFSSHPDVAGLMVQLGLMPMGSEAPTA; this is translated from the coding sequence ATGGACAGGCAGGAGATCGAGAGGCTGGACGACCTGGGGTTGAAGGCGTGGGACGAGCACGACCCCGACGCGCTCCTGGCGCTCTTCGCCGACAGCTTCGTGTGGGAGGACCTCACGTTGCCCCAGCCGATGACCACGGCCGACGAGGTCCGGCAGTACATGACCAGCTGGTTCACGGCGTTCCCGGACATGCGGGCGCGCGCCACCCACCGGGTCGTCGGCGAGGACGGCGCCGGGGTGGAGCTGGAGTTCACCGGCACCAACACCGGCCCGCTGGACATGGGTGGGGCGACGATCCCCCCGACCGGCAAGAGCGTCGTCGGGCGCGGGTCCTACTTCGTGCAGCTCAACAGTGACGGCAAGGTCAGCCGGTTCAGCTCCCACCCGGACGTGGCCGGGCTGATGGTGCAGCTCGGGCTCATGCCGATGGGGAGCGAGGCGCCGACGGCGTGA
- a CDS encoding CpaF family protein, translating to MVVKHADGHAEAHARLVEQLDQHVRELVRREGVDPQRDAGLVRRLAEGVVRAHDERSLTGAVAPVTDIDAVVGELVARVSGFGALQPFLDDPSVEEIWINDPSRVFIARNGRHELTNLMLSTAQVQELVERMLKSSGRRIDISQPFVDAMLPEGHRLHVVLEGISRGFSAVNIRKFVLRAARLHDLVELGSLSPRAAAFLEASVRAGLNILVAGGTQAGKTTMLNCLAAAIPGGERVISAEEVFELRFPHPDWVPLQTRQSGLEGTGEIRLRDLVKESLRMRPSRIIVGEVRSEEALDLLLALNAGLPGMCTIHANSAREALVKVCTLPLLAGENISARFVVPTVAASVDLVVHLGLDPHGVRRVNEIVGVPGRVENDIIETEPIFTRRGGELARTGGAAPRPELFERAGIDVHRLLSEAR from the coding sequence ATGGTCGTCAAGCACGCCGACGGGCACGCCGAGGCGCACGCCCGGCTGGTGGAGCAGCTCGACCAGCACGTGCGCGAGCTGGTGCGTCGCGAGGGCGTCGACCCCCAGCGCGACGCCGGGCTCGTACGCCGGCTCGCGGAGGGCGTCGTACGCGCCCACGACGAGCGGAGCCTCACCGGCGCCGTCGCTCCGGTCACCGACATCGACGCGGTGGTGGGCGAGCTGGTCGCGCGGGTGTCGGGCTTCGGGGCGCTGCAGCCGTTCCTCGACGACCCGTCGGTCGAGGAGATCTGGATCAACGACCCGAGCCGGGTCTTCATCGCCCGCAACGGCCGCCACGAGCTGACCAACCTGATGCTCAGCACCGCGCAGGTGCAGGAGCTGGTCGAGCGGATGCTCAAGTCCAGCGGCCGGCGCATCGACATCAGCCAGCCGTTCGTCGACGCGATGCTGCCCGAGGGGCACCGGCTGCACGTCGTGCTCGAGGGGATCAGCCGGGGCTTCAGCGCGGTCAACATCCGCAAGTTCGTGCTGCGCGCGGCCAGGCTCCACGACCTGGTCGAGCTGGGCAGCCTGTCGCCGCGCGCGGCGGCGTTCCTGGAGGCCAGCGTGCGGGCGGGTCTCAACATCCTGGTCGCGGGCGGCACGCAGGCCGGCAAGACCACGATGCTCAACTGTCTTGCGGCAGCGATCCCCGGCGGCGAGCGGGTGATCTCGGCGGAGGAGGTCTTCGAGCTGCGCTTCCCGCACCCCGACTGGGTGCCGCTCCAGACGCGTCAGTCCGGCCTCGAGGGCACCGGCGAGATCCGGCTGCGCGACCTGGTCAAGGAGAGCCTGCGAATGCGACCCAGCCGGATCATCGTGGGCGAGGTCCGCTCCGAGGAGGCGCTCGACCTCTTGCTGGCCCTCAACGCGGGGTTGCCCGGCATGTGCACGATCCACGCCAACAGCGCCCGGGAGGCGCTGGTCAAGGTCTGCACGCTGCCGCTCCTCGCCGGCGAGAACATCAGCGCCCGCTTCGTCGTGCCGACCGTCGCGGCCAGCGTCGACCTCGTGGTCCACCTCGGGCTCGATCCCCACGGTGTGCGCCGCGTCAACGAGATCGTCGGCGTCCCCGGCCGGGTCGAGAACGACATCATCGAGACCGAGCCGATCTTCACCCGCCGCGGCGGGGAGCTCGCCCGCACCGGCGGCGCGGCGCCGCGCCCCGAGCTGTTCGAGCGCGCGGGGATCGACGTACACCGTCTGTTGAGCGAGGCCCGCTGA
- a CDS encoding protein kinase domain-containing protein produces MGQEFAGFRLRAVIGRGGMSVVYQAENPRIGSLVALKILAPELATNDDFRARFLQESRIAASLNHPNVIPIYDMGPEDDLLYIAMRYVAGSDLRAILKARDRLDAAQSIMLLQQVARALDNAHRHGLVHRDVKPANILVQRGTDEDPDHVYLVDFGISKHALSHSGLTATGEFLGTVDYIAPEQVQGHDVDGRADVYGLACVLFETLTGRVPFKKEADAAVIFAHVEETPPRPSDLNPDLPSDIDDVLAVGLSKNPDERYGTCHALIDDAARALGELGQAPRTVMVPPGENQRVVPGDHRQRARSGSGPKPTGSKATAGPRGGGLPPGAGGSGRPGGRGGPDDADETRGGRRTVLAVLGSALAVLLVVGLGVAWALLRDDGSPVAGPAGAASTSAAPDNHILDEVAAAYTSGAFAKGILSPSDCEAMSATEVHCTIPGDSANDVVLRTYKSLPALYHAYKAEAERESGRMFMENTPDGDCRRTQSNGEVSWNHEFEHPKTFSIKDHESGHLNPDTQAGGRVWCMVDRHSVMHIVWTENSAMLLGVVTGKPHALFIDFWKPFHHDLIPDEMHMGDESSGTTDMASPTDSASPHM; encoded by the coding sequence GTGGGTCAGGAGTTTGCCGGGTTCCGTCTGCGTGCCGTGATCGGCCGGGGCGGCATGAGCGTGGTCTACCAGGCGGAGAACCCCCGGATCGGCAGCCTGGTCGCGCTGAAGATCCTCGCGCCCGAGCTCGCGACCAACGACGACTTCCGCGCCCGCTTCCTCCAGGAGTCGCGCATCGCCGCGTCGCTGAACCACCCCAACGTCATCCCGATCTATGACATGGGGCCCGAGGACGACCTGCTCTACATCGCCATGCGGTACGTCGCCGGCAGCGACCTGCGCGCGATCCTCAAGGCCCGCGACCGGCTCGACGCCGCACAGTCGATCATGCTGCTCCAGCAGGTCGCCCGGGCCCTGGACAACGCGCACCGGCACGGCCTGGTGCACCGCGACGTCAAGCCCGCCAACATCCTCGTGCAGCGCGGCACCGACGAGGACCCCGACCACGTCTACCTCGTCGACTTCGGCATCAGCAAGCACGCGCTGTCGCACAGCGGGCTCACCGCGACCGGGGAGTTCCTCGGCACCGTCGACTACATCGCGCCCGAGCAGGTGCAGGGCCACGACGTCGACGGCCGGGCCGACGTCTACGGCCTCGCCTGCGTGCTGTTCGAGACGCTGACCGGTCGGGTCCCCTTCAAGAAGGAGGCCGACGCCGCGGTCATCTTTGCCCACGTCGAGGAGACGCCCCCGCGGCCGTCGGACCTCAACCCGGACCTCCCCTCGGACATCGACGACGTCCTCGCGGTCGGCCTGTCGAAGAACCCCGACGAGCGCTACGGCACCTGCCACGCCCTCATCGACGACGCCGCACGCGCCCTGGGCGAGCTCGGGCAGGCACCGCGCACCGTCATGGTGCCACCCGGGGAGAACCAGCGTGTCGTACCGGGCGACCACCGGCAGCGAGCTCGCTCGGGCTCCGGCCCCAAGCCGACCGGTTCCAAGGCAACCGCCGGCCCCCGTGGGGGCGGACTCCCTCCGGGAGCCGGCGGCTCGGGTCGGCCCGGCGGTCGGGGCGGGCCGGACGACGCCGACGAGACGCGGGGCGGCCGTCGTACTGTCCTGGCGGTCCTGGGCTCGGCGCTCGCCGTCCTCCTGGTGGTCGGCCTCGGCGTCGCCTGGGCGCTGCTCCGCGACGACGGGTCGCCGGTCGCGGGCCCCGCGGGCGCAGCGTCCACGAGCGCGGCACCCGACAACCACATCCTCGACGAGGTGGCCGCGGCCTACACGAGCGGTGCGTTCGCCAAGGGGATCCTGTCGCCGTCGGACTGCGAGGCGATGAGCGCCACCGAGGTGCACTGCACCATCCCCGGCGACAGCGCCAACGACGTCGTGCTGCGGACCTACAAGAGCCTCCCGGCCCTCTACCACGCGTACAAGGCGGAGGCCGAGCGCGAGTCCGGGCGGATGTTCATGGAGAACACCCCCGACGGTGACTGTCGGCGGACCCAGTCCAACGGCGAGGTCAGCTGGAACCACGAGTTCGAGCACCCGAAGACCTTCTCGATCAAGGACCACGAGTCGGGGCACCTGAACCCGGACACCCAGGCCGGTGGCCGCGTCTGGTGCATGGTCGACCGGCACTCCGTCATGCACATCGTCTGGACCGAGAACTCCGCGATGCTGCTCGGCGTGGTGACCGGCAAGCCCCATGCGCTCTTCATCGACTTCTGGAAGCCCTTCCACCACGACCTCATCCCCGACGAGATGCACATGGGCGACGAGAGCAGCGGGACGACGGACATGGCCAGCCCGACCGACTCGGCCAGCCCCCACATGTAA
- a CDS encoding adenylate/guanylate cyclase domain-containing protein, whose product METSPLPTGTVSLLFSDIEGSTALLSRLGASYADALTGQRRVLRAAWAAYDGTELGTEGDSFYVVFSTAGAAVAAATRAQRDLAAFAWPGGEQVRVRIGIHTGSPELHEGAYVGMDVHRAARIAAAAHGGQVVVSESTASLVAGSLPADVALRDLGSHQLKDIPRAAHLFQVSVAGLQVDFPPLKTLGAVSSLPTPTTSLVGRDAELADLVALVRSPGLRLVTLTGPGGAGKTRLAIGAAARLMETFPDGVFFVPLAAATTPEVMWMTIAEVLGAPAETRLPPAFLEHVAHLSALLVLDNLEQLPGADAVVSQLLGSSPRTVVIATSRRPLHVAGEHEHPVPTLELPDRPALAEAAQSGAVQLFVQQASMVRPSFALSDDNVGDVVEVCRRLDGLPLAIELAAARSKLLTPAALLARLGTALELRDPGVDRPTRQQTLRATIGWSHDLLPATQQAVFCRLGVFAGGADLEGVEAVCADRLGDTDPLDVVADLVDASLVSVGQGPGGEPRVSMLETVRVYALDELRATGELDDVRRRHAAYVVAVLEALEALQRGAVDRLLEGRQRFETEHDNVREALAWALEAPGTDPTRAALAMRLCLGASGWWQDCGCYSEARGWLERAIALAGHDESPELAGCLTALTTVFGIQCDFARAHGTATRSVAVWRQLAEDGRGDNERLSSALRALGSCELNLGHADAARAALQEAVSVAAVVGDRGAVADALRVLAFVEASEQDLERAVELAEDAITLYDDLGDEHGAMRLRHSHACYLRLIGRADEAQRRMQDLVPDVLRLGDAGALLVLAEDYGAVLAEVGHHHEAALLLGAADTARAREGAPREPPQQAQIEAPYAVARVALADAWDRSYASGRAMGIEDALSSLPDITPSAPRSPSA is encoded by the coding sequence GTGGAGACGTCCCCGCTGCCCACCGGCACGGTGTCGCTGCTTTTCTCCGACATCGAGGGATCGACGGCGCTGCTGTCCCGGCTCGGCGCGAGCTACGCCGACGCGCTGACGGGTCAGCGTCGGGTCCTGCGCGCGGCGTGGGCGGCGTACGACGGCACCGAGCTCGGCACGGAGGGCGACAGCTTCTACGTCGTCTTCTCCACGGCCGGCGCGGCGGTCGCCGCCGCGACGCGGGCGCAGCGCGATCTCGCCGCCTTCGCGTGGCCGGGCGGGGAGCAGGTCCGGGTCCGGATCGGCATCCACACCGGGTCGCCCGAGCTGCACGAGGGAGCCTACGTGGGCATGGACGTGCACCGCGCCGCGCGGATCGCTGCGGCCGCGCACGGCGGTCAGGTGGTCGTCTCGGAGTCGACCGCCTCGCTCGTGGCCGGCAGCCTCCCCGCGGACGTGGCGCTGCGCGACCTCGGGTCGCACCAGCTCAAGGACATCCCCCGGGCAGCCCACCTCTTCCAGGTGTCGGTGGCCGGCCTGCAGGTCGACTTCCCTCCGCTCAAGACCCTGGGCGCCGTGTCGAGCCTGCCGACGCCGACGACGTCGCTGGTGGGTCGCGACGCCGAGCTCGCCGACCTCGTCGCGCTCGTGCGCTCGCCCGGGCTGCGGCTCGTCACCCTGACCGGCCCGGGCGGGGCGGGCAAGACCCGGCTGGCCATCGGGGCGGCGGCGAGGCTCATGGAGACCTTCCCCGACGGCGTCTTCTTCGTCCCGCTGGCCGCGGCGACGACGCCCGAGGTGATGTGGATGACGATCGCCGAGGTGCTCGGCGCACCCGCGGAGACCCGCCTCCCTCCGGCGTTCCTCGAGCACGTCGCGCACCTGTCGGCGCTCCTCGTGCTGGACAACCTCGAGCAGCTCCCCGGCGCCGACGCGGTCGTCTCGCAGCTGCTCGGCTCCTCGCCCCGCACGGTCGTGATCGCCACGTCCCGGCGGCCCCTGCACGTGGCGGGCGAGCACGAGCACCCGGTGCCCACGCTCGAGCTGCCGGACCGGCCGGCCCTGGCGGAGGCTGCGCAGTCCGGCGCCGTGCAGCTGTTCGTCCAGCAGGCGTCGATGGTCCGCCCCAGCTTCGCGCTCTCCGACGACAACGTCGGCGACGTGGTCGAGGTCTGCCGCCGGCTCGACGGGTTGCCGCTCGCGATCGAGCTGGCCGCGGCCCGCTCGAAGCTGCTCACCCCCGCCGCCCTCCTGGCCCGGCTCGGCACCGCCCTCGAGCTCCGCGACCCGGGGGTGGACCGGCCGACCCGGCAGCAGACGCTGCGGGCGACGATCGGCTGGTCACACGACCTCCTGCCCGCGACGCAGCAGGCGGTCTTCTGCCGGCTGGGTGTGTTCGCGGGCGGTGCCGACCTCGAGGGCGTCGAGGCCGTGTGCGCCGACCGTCTCGGAGACACCGATCCCCTCGACGTCGTCGCCGACCTGGTCGACGCCAGCCTCGTGAGCGTCGGCCAGGGCCCCGGCGGGGAGCCACGGGTCTCGATGCTGGAGACCGTCCGGGTCTACGCCCTGGACGAGCTGCGGGCGACGGGCGAGCTCGACGACGTACGCCGCCGCCACGCGGCGTACGTCGTGGCCGTGCTGGAGGCGCTGGAGGCACTGCAGCGCGGCGCCGTGGACCGGTTGCTGGAGGGCCGACAGCGCTTCGAGACCGAGCACGACAACGTGCGCGAGGCGCTGGCCTGGGCCCTGGAGGCGCCGGGGACCGACCCGACGCGTGCCGCCCTGGCCATGCGCCTGTGCCTCGGGGCGTCCGGGTGGTGGCAGGACTGCGGCTGCTACTCCGAGGCCCGCGGGTGGCTCGAGCGCGCCATCGCGCTGGCCGGCCACGACGAGAGCCCGGAGCTGGCGGGGTGCCTCACCGCGCTGACCACGGTCTTCGGCATCCAGTGCGACTTCGCGCGCGCCCACGGGACCGCCACGCGCAGCGTCGCGGTCTGGCGGCAGCTGGCCGAGGACGGACGGGGCGACAACGAGCGGCTCTCCTCGGCGCTGCGTGCGCTGGGGTCGTGCGAGCTCAACCTCGGCCACGCCGACGCCGCCCGCGCGGCCCTGCAGGAGGCGGTCTCCGTGGCTGCTGTGGTCGGAGACCGCGGCGCCGTCGCGGACGCGCTGCGGGTGCTGGCCTTCGTCGAGGCCTCGGAGCAGGACCTCGAGCGCGCGGTGGAGCTGGCCGAGGACGCGATCACGCTCTACGACGACCTCGGCGACGAGCACGGCGCCATGCGGCTGCGGCACAGCCACGCCTGCTACCTCCGGCTGATCGGGCGCGCGGACGAGGCCCAGCGCCGGATGCAGGACCTGGTCCCCGACGTGTTGCGGCTCGGCGACGCCGGCGCCCTGCTCGTCCTGGCCGAGGACTACGGAGCGGTGCTCGCCGAGGTCGGCCACCACCACGAGGCCGCGCTGCTGCTGGGCGCTGCCGACACGGCGCGCGCCCGCGAGGGCGCCCCGCGCGAGCCACCCCAGCAGGCCCAGATCGAGGCGCCGTACGCCGTCGCGCGGGTGGCCCTGGCCGACGCCTGGGACCGCAGCTATGCGTCCGGACGGGCGATGGGCATCGAGGACGCGTTGTCCTCGTTGCCCGACATCACGCCGTCGGCGCCTCGCTCCCCATCGGCATGA